In one window of Lytechinus pictus isolate F3 Inbred unplaced genomic scaffold, Lp3.0 scaffold_260, whole genome shotgun sequence DNA:
- the LOC135159499 gene encoding uncharacterized protein LOC135159499 codes for MVPTPGTLLPSKTPSPLEKIRSAGPPAPSPPCPAARSRRVPLPARPARGKSKHGPWPPRHPAHPGQTPDAASDGAHPGDAASPGDPVSAGKNPPSGPPAPSPPSPAARSRWVPLPARPARGKSKAGPWPPRHPAHPGQTPDAASDGTHPGDPASPLDPLAAGRKTPPDKHRLQHASQCEIHTEGDTGRPDGAAAEGSGRPGQTEDGESDGAHRGEPAPSDDPVLAGNSPASGPPAPSPAVGRSDGQNLLPTPGWVSGGVGSACGALSARCVEICRSESSADARVGEREGRLGMRGAVGPLRRDLPVTISRHLLRG; via the coding sequence atggtgCCCACCCCGGGGACCCTGCTTCCCTCGAAGACCCCGTCTCCGCTGGAAAAAATCCGGTCAGCGGGCCCCCCGGCTCCTTCCCCGCCGTGTCCAGCCGCCCGGTCGAGGAGGGTGCCGCTGCCGGCCCGACCCGCCCGTGGAAAATCGAAGCACGGGCCCTGGCCGCCCCGGCACCCGGCCCACCCCGGGCAAACCccggacgccgcgtccgatggtgCCCATCCCGGGGACGCTGCATCCCCGGGTGACCCCGTCTCCGCTGGAAAAAATCCGCCCAGCGGGCCCCCTGCTCCTTCCCCGCCGAGCCCAGCCGCCCGGTCGAGGTGGGTGCCGCTGCCGGCCCGACCCGCCCGTGGAAAATCGAAGGCCGGGCCCTGGCCGCCCCGGCACCCGGCCCACCCCGGGCAAACCccggacgccgcgtccgatggtACCCACCCCGGGGACCCTGCGTCCCCGCTTGACCCCCTGGCAGCAGGACGAAAGACCCCTCCCGATAAACACCGCTTACAACACGCAAGTCAATGCGAAATTCACACCGAGGGCGACACCGGACGACCCGACGGCGCAGCGGCGGAGGGCTCGGGCCGCCCTGGGCAAACCGAGGACGGCGAATCCGATGGTGCCCACCGCGGGGAGCCTGCGCCCTCGGACGACCCCGTTCTCGCGGGAAACAGTCCGGCGAGCGGACCCCCGGCCCCTTCCCCCGCTGTCGGCCGATCCGACGGTCAGAATCTCCTGCCGACTCCTGGCTGGGTGAGCGGGGGTGTCGGCTCGGCATGCGGGGCGCTgtcggcccgctgcgtcgagaTCTGCCGGTCGGAATCGTCTGCCGACGCCCGGGTGGGTGAGCGGGAGGGTCGGCTCGGCATGCGGGGCGCTgtcggcccgctgcgtcgagaTCTGCCCGTCACAATCTCCCGCCATCTCCTGCGTGGGTGA